A genomic segment from Thermotoga neapolitana DSM 4359 encodes:
- a CDS encoding FliA/WhiG family RNA polymerase sigma factor: MWDKERAIKSLLPVIKRIAEDLVQTLPPNVEVEDLIQEGILAALSAFERYDPSKASFTTFVIKRVKGAMYDYLRRIDWMPRNLRKNVKLVEKAIHESEEFPSDEELARKTGLELKEVIRAKNEMMRRQILMIDAFDEELALKTEGPDETAYREILKEKIKKAIEKLSEKEKLVLSLRFEKELSLKEIARVLGVSESRVSQIVSLALLKIKREVMGDDQTS, encoded by the coding sequence GTGTGGGATAAAGAAAGGGCAATAAAGAGTTTGCTTCCTGTTATAAAACGAATAGCCGAAGATCTGGTGCAGACCCTTCCACCGAACGTGGAGGTAGAAGACCTCATTCAGGAAGGAATCCTTGCAGCACTCTCTGCTTTTGAAAGGTACGATCCGTCCAAAGCGAGTTTTACAACATTCGTAATAAAAAGAGTGAAGGGGGCAATGTATGACTACCTGAGAAGGATAGACTGGATGCCAAGAAATCTGAGAAAAAATGTGAAACTTGTGGAGAAAGCGATACACGAGAGTGAAGAGTTCCCTTCGGACGAGGAACTGGCCAGGAAAACCGGGTTGGAACTGAAAGAAGTGATTCGCGCCAAAAACGAGATGATGAGAAGACAGATTCTCATGATAGATGCCTTCGATGAAGAGTTAGCGTTGAAAACAGAAGGACCAGATGAAACAGCGTACCGGGAGATCTTAAAAGAGAAAATAAAAAAAGCGATTGAGAAGTTGTCCGAGAAAGAAAAACTCGTCCTCTCACTGAGGTTTGAAAAAGAGCTTTCCCTGAAAGAAATAGCACGCGTTCTGGGTGTTTCCGAGTCCAGGGTTTCTCAGATCGTGAGCCTTGCCCTCTTGAAAATAAAAAGGGAAGTGATGGGCGATGATCAGACCAGTTGA
- a CDS encoding flagellar brake protein gives MQYYTELVKASDVIRPGQSVIVEVSYPEDLEGEYKSSVHDVDFERNLLVLSMPSFKGRLVPLPRGTRCTVKIVDSSAIYTFRTAVLESGRDEDGFPITKVLFPNRLRKVQRRRFKRIKIFLEGFYRVSSKDEPLKRFVTRDFSAGGMLMVVNDILTVGQIIYVTMDLDENLKLVDQPARIVREAGILETGERMYGVEFLNVSPSLEKKLVTFVFRKEIEMRNKERGDIE, from the coding sequence ATGCAGTATTACACCGAACTTGTGAAGGCTTCTGATGTGATAAGGCCCGGACAGAGTGTCATTGTGGAAGTTTCCTATCCGGAGGATCTCGAAGGTGAGTACAAAAGTAGCGTTCACGACGTTGATTTCGAAAGAAACCTTCTGGTACTCTCCATGCCGAGTTTCAAGGGAAGACTGGTTCCTCTTCCGCGAGGAACGCGATGTACAGTGAAGATCGTGGACAGTTCTGCGATATACACGTTCAGAACGGCTGTACTGGAAAGTGGTAGGGACGAAGATGGTTTTCCCATCACCAAAGTGTTGTTTCCAAACAGGTTGAGAAAGGTACAGAGAAGAAGATTCAAAAGGATAAAGATCTTTCTAGAGGGATTCTACAGGGTCTCCTCCAAAGATGAACCACTGAAGAGGTTTGTGACGAGAGATTTCAGCGCAGGTGGTATGCTGATGGTGGTGAACGACATCTTAACGGTGGGACAGATCATATACGTTACGATGGATCTGGATGAAAACCTGAAACTGGTGGATCAGCCTGCCCGGATCGTAAGAGAAGCAGGAATTCTTGAAACGGGTGAGAGAATGTACGGAGTGGAATTTTTGAACGTTTCTCCATCCCTGGAAAAGAAACTAGTGACTTTCGTTTTCAGAAAGGAAATTGAAATGAGAAACAAGGAAAGGGGAGATATCGAGTGA
- the cheC gene encoding CheY-P phosphatase CheC: MNISERQKDLLKEIGNIGAGNAATAISYMVNKKVEISVPTVEIIPLSDVIFVAKDPEEIVVGVKMPVTGEIEGNVLLIMGTQVVKKILEILIGHAPENLLQLDEFAASALQEVGNIMCGTYVSALADFLGFKIDTLPPQLVVDMISAIFAEVSIEELGESVDDQVVFVETSLTVEEEEPLTSYLMLVPKPGYLKKIFERMGVQE, from the coding sequence GTGAACATCTCCGAAAGACAAAAGGATCTTCTGAAAGAAATCGGAAACATAGGAGCCGGAAACGCTGCAACGGCGATATCTTACATGGTGAACAAGAAGGTGGAGATTTCCGTTCCAACGGTGGAGATAATCCCCCTCAGCGACGTGATATTCGTGGCGAAAGATCCAGAAGAGATCGTTGTAGGCGTGAAGATGCCCGTGACAGGAGAGATAGAAGGTAACGTCCTCCTCATAATGGGAACGCAGGTGGTGAAAAAGATCCTGGAGATACTCATAGGACACGCACCTGAAAATTTACTACAGCTCGATGAGTTTGCTGCTTCGGCGCTTCAGGAAGTGGGAAACATCATGTGTGGTACCTACGTTTCGGCTCTTGCAGACTTTTTGGGATTCAAGATAGACACGCTTCCACCTCAACTTGTGGTGGACATGATTTCTGCGATATTTGCAGAAGTTTCGATCGAGGAGCTAGGAGAGAGCGTCGATGATCAGGTGGTGTTCGTCGAGACATCTCTCACCGTGGAGGAAGAGGAACCGCTGACCTCATATCTGATGCTGGTACCGAAGCCAGGGTACCTGAAAAAGATCTTCGAAAGGATGGGTGTTCAGGAATGA
- the cheD gene encoding chemoreceptor glutamine deamidase/glutamate methylesterase CheD: MKKVIGIGEYAVMKNPGVIVTLGLGSCVAVCVRDPVAAVGGMAHVMLPDSGGKTDKPGKYADTAIETLVKELEALGAKRERMEAKIAGGASMFESKGMNIGQRNVEAVKRHLKEHGIKLVAEDTGGNRARSVEYNIATGKLLVRKVGGGEQLEIKEI; the protein is encoded by the coding sequence ATGAAAAAGGTAATAGGTATTGGAGAATACGCCGTTATGAAAAACCCGGGGGTGATCGTGACCCTGGGACTGGGATCGTGTGTTGCCGTGTGTGTGAGAGACCCCGTTGCGGCCGTTGGTGGTATGGCCCATGTAATGCTTCCGGACAGCGGAGGGAAGACCGACAAACCCGGAAAGTACGCAGACACGGCAATTGAAACGCTGGTGAAAGAGCTTGAGGCACTTGGGGCAAAGAGAGAAAGAATGGAGGCAAAAATTGCCGGTGGAGCCAGCATGTTCGAATCCAAAGGAATGAACATAGGTCAGCGAAACGTAGAAGCGGTGAAAAGACACCTGAAAGAACACGGAATAAAACTTGTGGCAGAAGACACCGGTGGTAACAGGGCAAGGAGTGTCGAGTACAACATAGCCACTGGAAAGCTTCTTGTGAGGAAGGTGGGTGGTGGTGAACAATTAGAAATAAAGGAAATCTAG